Proteins co-encoded in one Perca flavescens isolate YP-PL-M2 chromosome 11, PFLA_1.0, whole genome shotgun sequence genomic window:
- the baz2bb gene encoding bromodomain adjacent to zinc finger domain protein 2B isoform X1, which produces MEFGERLASPSSAPSSLHMASSSASSSPAPPQTPSTKCSPAPSPAASSPVTTCGHLFQITGDERLNMSGSSNGFPLVSHPAFGLYTSSSGRSEFGGLGSLGLSALAAHSQFGTFPDWWQPSEAHTRGAAAFFPPLLGLHPVFASTFKSHNPIQLQSRTSVSVGVTGAVNGRSASSPTGHSAVNTSSFQTKGNTEKTEANSSQSQKSRQDLGQLQRKITQKTKEKKPNKRPLETSSMSGSQSGSLSDSSSSDGEVSSSDPDDMEEEEEDNDEDEDDQSNASEDSDSEKDSQVKRKVKRLTQNTSESKKKRPCTADGNTTHDSHRDTVPLTSPYHLQSSSHPAGLSQSAALFLQSSRTAEEEGQQHISVIQATGLAAGNRPLEASRRESSPLPSRPPTLLASQKPPQNLHKSKFLMPSLKHTQLVDGIKESSGNLMDERSLHLHSFKLKQPHHSKDFLKPAFSLRPKSQNWFKSQKNLASSSSLLTQHKHSSDTLSSLSLPHSNDTNLFLNHHLNGVIHGAVQDSPLALITKPRSQSSTPSSKPLLVATNPPYPTPINLSTGTKEMSGSSAFPLKCSASSGLAHRTMKTSTPKSLNTGKSLSKTNSSYPPVDSVRGSESDIHSSRDSDDSLGNDFDDEDDEDDIEDEDSGSSLSESGSNLDSDSDGSEDDMKECGETEADSDAERTPLELAKESSLNLSANCSLLNLKIIKPPSLPSSLLAPTTVTSSGTLSNHSTLSPPFKFATLPGSGKRRRVTDERVLGLPLEFGWQRETRIRTVAGRLQGEVAYFAPCGKKLRQYPDVMKYLLRNGITNISRDNFSFSTKIKVGDFYEAREGPEGLQWFLLAEDEIAPSIIAMDGRRSHCTQSKRQQIGDGTRARQWNSHPLNIGENNFQDVSDAKLLRKLEAQEIARQAAQIKIMRKLEKQAMAQAAKEARKQQAMMAAEERRKKREQIKILKQQEKIKRIQQIRMEKELRAQHILEVKRKKKEEAANAKILEAEKRNKEKEIRRLQAVILKHQELERHRLDMVWERERRRQHMMLIKAVEARKKAEEKERLKKEKKDEKRLNKERKLELRRLELEKAKELKKPNEDMCLADHKPLPEWSRIPGLVLPGSTFSDCLMVLQFLRSFGKVLRLDINPNMLTLSDLQEGLLNTGDSLGKVQDLLVSMLSAAVCDPGIPAGHKNKTALGDHLTNVGINRDNVSEILQIYMEGHCEQTELAALALSLRTKAFQAHSPPQKASMLAFLVNELCCSKAVISEIDKNIDHITNLRKDKWVVEGKLRKLRSIHAKKTGKRDSTVGGENSHSLVIPTARNKCKRKEGDSEEEEDEDDDSEDQGDDDDDEEEESGGKKGKKAEMCEEEDDSVHSASMEELEKQIEKTYKQQSQIRQKLSDSSHSLRSMTIGQDRYKRRYWVLPQCSGIFVEGMESCEGYEEVEKEKKRQRTAQVLRVKEEQQEEMEKPTVSSPAQSTDGDTTTPEGQQDKDSLNLFLQKPGSFSKLSKLLEVAKMAQDSDINSHNSHSAKVPTTASYSSFPTSQTATTQQALIDKTDTLVPSLLRSSPWITCSPHSVLHDDQLSKILKEKSNQWFSLLPRSPCDESSFTSGSSPPAASSPLQTASTKSPFSLSPNPKASASSSAPAGINNMQTSVLQQVKSGIHQSTLTRCDMSSAASPSLPFSGASLPPMLNLASQHTEGNGNMVFFLANNNSVNKSETPEPLSDKPDCASFPAVEVAKTQDYPSPQPIPEEMLCGWWRVADMKELHSLVKALHSRGIREKALQKQIQKHMEYTTQLCANSKDAIDVAELEKREVSEETVDSWCVEEKAMEVDISLLQQVEGLERKVVSARLQVKGWMHPEPQSEREDLVYHEHKLLSSPVPEKKAPRETSQDELPGTVVRRLDNPLDISVIRLAELERNIERSREEEVAPGMKLWRKALGEVRSSAQLSLCIQQLEKSITWERSIMKVHCQLCQKGDNEELLLLCDGCDKGCHTYCQKPKITTVPDGDWFCPTCVAKSPVCSVIQEIGQSPRSRKQLSRTAGGGKKGSEVKRNGKPSVAGELIKEEAASSNSVPKKGTKEFKKRKGDDSPPSSQAVHESPVSCVKKAKTAKDNNTNGLATCRVLLAELEAHQDAWPFLTPVNQKAVPGYRKVIKKPMDFSTIREKLTNNQYLNLETFIVDVNLVFDNCETFNEDDSEIGQAGHSMRRFFDKRWTELLE; this is translated from the exons ATGGAGTTTGGAGAGCGGCTGGCCTCCCCATCATCAGCCCCGTCCTCCCTTCACATGGCCTCCTCTTCAGCCAGCTCCTCCCCTGCTCCACCCCAAACACCCTCCACAAAGTGCAGCCCGGCCCCTAGCCCCGCAGCCAGCTCTCCTGTCACCACCTGtg GCCATCTGTTCCAGATAACTGGGGATGAACGTTTAAATATGTCTGGCAGCTCCAATGGTTTTCCTTTGGTCAGCCATCCAGCTTTTGGTCTCTACACATCAAGTTCAGGACGCTCTGAGTTTGGAGGCCTAGGAAGCCTGGGTTTGTCTGCCTTGGCTGCTCACTCCCAGTTTGGTACATTTCCAG ACTGGTGGCAGCCATCTGAGGCACACACCAGAGGAGCAGCAGCCTTTTTCCCTCCTCTTCTGGGTCTGCATCCTGTATTTGCATCAACCTTCAAAAGCCACAATCCCATTCAGTTGCAGTCACGTAcctcag TTTCTGTAGGTGTAACTGGAGCAGTGAATGGTAGGAGTGCTTCTTCTCCTACTGGGCACTCTGCTGTGAACACCAGTTCATTTCAAACAAAGGGAAACACAGAGAAAACTGAGGCCAATAGTAGTCAGAGTCAAAAGAGCAGACAAGACCTGGGCCAACTGCAACGCAAAATCACCCAGAAAACGAAAGAAAAG AAACCCAACAAAAGACCATTAGAGACCTCCAGCATGAGCGGCAGCCAATCGGGATCATTGTCAGATAGCTCTTCCAGTGATGGTGAGGTGAGCAGCAGTGATCCCGATGatatggaggaggaggaggaggacaatgATGAAGATGAGGATGATCAGAGCAATGCCAGTGAGGACTCTGATTCAGAAAAAGACAGTCAAGTGAAAAGGAAAGTCAAG CGGCTGACACAGAACACGTCTGAGAGTAAAAAGAAGAGACCTTGTACTGCAGATGGAAATACAACTCACGACAGTCATCGTGACACTGTTCCTTTGACTTCCCCATACCACTTGCAGTCCTCTTCTCATCCCGCTGGCCTGTCACAGTCCGCAGCGCTGTTCCTCCAGAGCTCCAGGACTGCAGAGGAGGAAGGCCAGCAGCACATCAGTGTCATCCAGGCCACTGGGTTGGCAGCCGGCAACCGTCCCCTGGAAGCGTCCCGCAGGGAGTCCTCTCCTCTGCCCTCCAG ACCACCAACACTGTTAGCCTCACAAAAGCCTCCCCAAAACCTCCATAAATCCAAATTCCTGATGCCCTCTCTGAAGCACACCCAGCTGGTTGATGGCATAAAGGAGAGCAGTGGAAACCTTATGGACGAAAGATCATTACACTTGCAcagttttaaattaaaacag CCCCACCACTCCAAGGACTTCCTGAAGCCAGCTTTCTCTCTGCGACCTAAGAGCCAGAACTGGtttaaaagtcaaaaaaatTTAGCATCCTCTTCGTCGTTGCTGACGCAGCATAAACATTCGTCAGATACGTTGAGCAGTCTGTCTCTCCCACACAGCAATGACACCAATCTGTTCCTGAACCACCACCTTAATGGAGTGATTCACGGCGCAGTTCAGGATTCCCCTTTGGCCCTCATCACTAAACCACGCAGCCAGAGCAGCACCCCTAGTAGCAAGCCCCTCCTGGTAGCCACCAACCCTCCCTATCCCACGCCCATCAACCTAAGCACTGGCACTAAGGAGATGTCGGGCAGCTCTGCTTTCCCACTTAAATGTTCAGCCTCATCAGGTCTTGCTCACAGAACAATGAAGACTAGCACTCCCAAGTCTCTGAATACAGGAAAGAGCCTCTCTAAAACCAACTCATCCTATCCACCGGTAGACTCAGTCAGAGGTAGTGAGTCCGATATCCACAGCAGCAGGGACTCAGATGACTCTTTAGGAAATGACTTTGATGATGAAGACGATGAAGACGATATTGAGGATGAAGATTCTGGCAGTAGCCTGTCAG AGTCGGGGAGCAATCTGGATAGCGACTCTGATGGCTCTGAGGATGATATGAAGGAGTGCGGTGAGACAGAAGCAGACAGCGATGCAGAAAGGACTCCCCTGGAACTCGCTAAAGAGTCCTCTTTGAACCTCTCCGCCAACTGCTCCCTGCTGAACCTGAAGATCATCAAGCCTCCTAGTTTACCAAGTAGCCTACTCGCCCCCACCACAGTGACCAGCTCAGGGACACTAAGTAACCACAGCACCCTATCGCCTCCCTTCAAGTTTGCCACACTCCCAG GAtcggggaagaggaggagagtaaCGGATGAGAGAGTTCTGGGGTTGCCTCTTGAGTTTGG GTGGCAGAGAGAGACCCGAATCAGGACTGTGGCAGGTCGTCTACAAGGAGAGGTGGCTTACTTTGCTCCATGTGGGAAGAAGCTGCGTCAGTATCCTGATGTAATGAAG TACTTACTCCGGAATGGAATAACCAACATCTCACGGGATAATTTCAGCTTCAGTACAAAAATTAAAGTTGGTGACTTCTATGAAGCCAGAGAAGGACCAGAG GGTTTACAGTGGTTCCTGCTGGCAGAGGATGAGATTGCTCCCAGTATCATAGCGATGGACGGGAGGCGCAGTCATTGCACACAGTCTAAGCGCCAGCAGATAGGTGATGGCACTCGGGCCAGACAGTGGAATTCTCATCCTCTTAATATTGGTGAAAATAACTTCCAAGATGTCAGTGATGCAAAGCTGCTACGCAAACTGGAGGCTCAAG AAATAGCTCGACAGGCAGCTCAGATCAAAATCATGAGGAAACTTGAGAAGCAGGCCATGGCGCAAGCAGCCAAAGAGGCAAGGAAGCAACAAG CAATGATGGCTGCAGAGGAGAGGCGGAAAAAGAGGGAGCAGATAAAGATTCTTAAACAGCAA GAGAAGATCAAGCGCATTCAGCAAATTCGTATGGAGAAAGAACTCCGTGCACAGCACATTCTCGAG gtaaaaagaaagaagaaagaagaggcAGCCAATGCCAAAATATTGGAGGCTGAGAAGCGAAACAAG gAGAAGGAGATACGAAGACTGCAAGCTGTCATACTGAAGCACCAG GAGTTGGAGAGGCATAGACTAGATATGGTATGG GAGAGGGAAAGGCGCAGGCAGCACATGATGCTCATTAAGGCTGTGGAGGCCCGTAAGAAGGCAGAG GAGAAAGAGCGTctgaaaaaagagaagaaggatGAGAAACGGTTAAACAAGGAGAGGAAACTGGAGCTCAGAAGACTGGAATTGGAAAAAGCTAAGGAGCTGAAGAAACCAAATGAAGACATGTGTTTAGCAGATCATAAG CCACTTCCAGAGTGGTCCCGGATCCCTGGTCTGGTCTTACCAGGAAGTACCTTCTCTGACTGCCTGATGGTGCTGCAGTTTCTGCGCAGCTTTGGAAAGGTCCTGAGGTTAGATATAAATCCCAACATGCTCACCCTAAGTGACCTTCAAGAGGGCTTGCTCAACACTGGGGACAGTTTGGGCAAGGTGCAGGACCTGCTGGTGAGCATGCtgtctgcagctgtgtgtgATCCTGGTATACCTGCAGGTCACAAG AATAAGACCGCCTTGGGGGACCACCTGACTAATGTGGGGATCAACCGAGACAACGTGTCTGAGATCCTGCAGATCTACATGGAGGGTCACTGTGAGCAGACAGAGCTGGCTGCTCTGGCCCTCAGCCTCAGGACCAAGGCGTTTCAGGCCCACAGCCCGCCACAGAAGGCTTCCATGCTGGCATTCCTGGTTAATGAGCTTTGCTGCAGTAAGGCTGTGATCAG TGAGATCGACAAAAACATAGATCACATAACCAACCTGAGGAAGGATAAGTGGGTTGTCGAAGGAAAACTTCGCAA acTCAGGAGCATTCATGCCAAGAAGACAGGGAAGAGAGACAGCACTGTGGGGGGAGAAAACAGCCACAGCCTTGTCATCCCCACTGCTAGAAACAAATGCAAGAGGAAAGAAGGGGAcagtgaggaggaagaggacgaaGATGACGACAGTGAAGACCAAGGAGACGATGACGACGATGAGGAAGAAGAATCTGGGGGAAAGAAGGGAAAGAAAGCAGAGATGTGTGAGGAGGAG GACGACAGTGTACACTCAGCCAGCATGGAGGAGCTAGAGAAACAGATTGAGAAAACATACAAG CAACAGAGTCAGATCAGACAGAAGTTATCTGACTCCTCTCACTCACTGCGCTCCATGACGATTGGACAGGACCGCTACAAGAGACGTTATTGGGTCCTACCGCAGTGCAGTGGCATCTTTGTTGAAGGCATGGAGAGCTGTGAAG GTTATGAAGAggtggagaaagagaagaaaagacagaGGACTGCTCAGGTGCTCAGGGTTAAAGAAGAGCAGCAGGAAGAGATGGAGAAGCCAACTGTGTCCAGTCCAGCGCAGAGCACAGACGGCGATACAACCACACCAGAGGGCCAGCAGGACAAAGACAGCCTCAATCTCTTCCTCCAGAAACCCGGCTCTTTCTCTAAGCTCAGCAAACTCCTTGAAGTAGCCAAAATGGCTCAAGATTCAGACATCAATTCTCACAACAGTCATTCTGCTAAAGTCCCTACCACTGCATCTTATTCCTCATTCCCCACCTCTCAGACAGCCACTACTCAGCAGGCACTGATAGATAAAACGGATACTTTAGTGCCGTCTCTGCTCAGAAGTAGTCCCTGGATAACCTGCAGCCCTCACTCTGTCCTTCATGACGACCAGCTTTCCAAGATACTAAAGGAAAAGAGCAACCAGTGGTTTAGCCTCTTGCCTCGCTCTCCTTGTGACGAGTCTTCGTTTACCTCCGGCTCCAGCCCTCCAGCCGCCTCCTCTCCGCTACAGACCGCCAGCACTAAatcccctttctccctctcccctaATCCCAAAGCTTCAGCCAGTTCTAGTGCTCCTGCTGGGATCAATAACATGCAGACATCTGTCCTTCAG CAAGTAAAGTCTGGCATTCATCAAAGCACACTGACACGGTGCGACATGTCCAGCGCTGCAAGTCCCAGCCTGCCCTTCTCTGGTGCTTCTCTACCCCCCATGTTGAATCTGGCCTCCCAGCATACAGAGGGTAATGGCAACATGGTCTTCTTCCTGGCAAATAACAACTCTGTCAACAAGAGTGAGACCCCAGAACCCCTGAGTGACAAGCCCGATTGTGCGTCATTCCCTGCTGTGGAAGTGGCCAAGACCCAGGACTACCCTAGTCCTCAGCCTATCCCTGAGG AGATGCTGTGTGGCTGGTGGAGGGTGGCAGACATGAAGGAACTGCACAGTCTGGTCAAGGCCCTTCATAGCCGAGGCATCAGAGAGAAGGCCTTGCAGAAACAGATCCAAAAACATATGGAGTATACGACCCAGCTCTGTGCCAACAGCAAAGATG CAATTGATGTGGCAGAGCTGGAGAAGCGGGAGGTGAGTGAGGAGACGGTGGACAGTTGGTGTGTTGAGGAGAAGGCCATGGAGGTGGATATCAGCCTGCTGCAGCAGGTCGAGGGTCTGGAGAGGAAAGTCGTCTCTGCTCGCCTGCAGGTCAAG GGTTGGATGCATCCTGAGCCCCAGTCAGAGAGGGAGGATCTGGTGTATCATGAGCACAAGCTCTTATCTTCCCCTGTTCCAGAGAAGAAAGCACCGAGAGAAACCAGCCAGGATGAACTTCCTGGCACCGTAGTGCGGCGGCTTGACAATCCCCTTGATATATCTGTCATCAGGCTGGCAGAGCTGGAGAGAAACATCGAGCGAAG cagagaggaggaggtggcaCCGGGGATGAAGTTGTGGCGCAAAGCCCTCGGTGAAGTCCGCAGCTCAGCTCAGCTGTCACTCTGCATTCAGCAGCTGGAGAAATCCATCACATGGGAGCGATCCATCATGAAAGTG CACTGCCAGCTCTGTCAAAAGGGGGACAATGAGGAACTGCTCTTACTCTGTGATGGCTGCGACAAAGGATGCCACACTTACTGCCAGAAACCCAAGATCACTACAGTACCTGACGGCGACTGGTTTTGTCCCACTTGTGTTGCGAAG TCTCCTGTGTGTTCTGTCATTCAGGAGATTGGTCAATCCCCCCGGAGTAGGAAGCAACTGAGCCGAACAGCTGGAGGAGGGAAAAAAGGCAGTGAGGTAAAACGAAACGGTAAGCCATCTGTGGCGGGTGAGCTCATCAAAGAGGAGGCTGCCAGCAGCAACAGCGTGCCAAAGAAGGGTACCAAGGAGttcaaaaagagaaaaggagacGACAGCCCGCCCAGCTCCCAGGCCGTCCATGAGAGCCCCGTCTCCTGTGTGAAAAAAGCCAAAACAGCCAAAGACAACAACACAAATGGGCTGGCAACGTGCCG AGTCCTGCTGGCTGAGCTGGAGGCCCATCAGGACGCTTGGCCCTTTCTCACGCCCGTCAACCAGAAAGCCGTCCCGGGATACAGGAAGGTCATCAAGAAGCCCATGGACTTCTCCACCATCAGAGAAAAGCTCACCAACAACCA GTACTTGAATTTGGAAACTTTCATCGTTGACGTGAACCTGGTTTTTGATAATTGCGAAACATTTAACGAAGATGATTCTGAAATTGGACAAGCCGGCCACAGCATGAGAAGATTTTTTGACAAGCGATGGACTGAACTGCTGGAGTAA